A stretch of the Sphingobacterium thalpophilum genome encodes the following:
- a CDS encoding DUF6377 domain-containing protein translates to MINYIPVKAKHIILVCILAIANCTPSFAANVDSLLRVLDGAIKDRPAYLSRKIGQIDAVRHKLSRQSSLKERYDIQNQLIFEFQTLNCDSALAYIEHNIDIAEQLGDKMLLSESRAKLAFVRAISGLFTQAADVLQQIDYGRLPNHLKVLYHWSNIRYYENLIKYTDNTRYTADYERAIAQSRSSLMGLLDSNSEMYLKEKSFALKAAGRFRESKDIQLRLFAGEKPDTHGYGMAAMGLALIYKELGQMQEAEQYLILAAITDVRLAIKENESLLTLAVYLNQKGDVNRAFTYIQAALDDANYYNSRFRNTVIARTQPIIEATYLAKIEQQRKNLRMYAIVISAFAVILILTLYFLFKQIRSVSRARKKLNVTNGQLTLVNRKLDEANLVRERYIGYYINQCAVYLDKLDEFRKNVHRKLKSRQLDDLMQLTSSGESLEKYAQDLYTDFDRTFLEVYPHFVDEFNSLLRPEERYQLKKDRLNTELRIFALIRLGISDVHQIAVFLRYSMQTIYNYKSKVKSKALGDSEHFEDKVRKLGAVPTN, encoded by the coding sequence GCAAACGTCGACTCGCTGCTGCGCGTGCTGGACGGGGCCATCAAAGACAGGCCTGCTTACCTCAGCCGCAAGATCGGGCAGATCGATGCGGTCAGGCACAAACTCAGCCGGCAGTCATCCTTGAAAGAACGGTATGATATCCAGAATCAGCTTATTTTTGAATTTCAGACGTTAAACTGCGATTCTGCCCTGGCCTACATTGAGCATAATATCGACATTGCGGAGCAGCTGGGCGACAAGATGCTGCTGAGCGAGAGCCGCGCCAAGCTGGCCTTTGTACGGGCCATTTCCGGCCTGTTCACGCAGGCTGCAGATGTGCTGCAGCAGATCGACTACGGCCGGCTGCCCAATCACCTCAAGGTGCTGTATCACTGGAGCAATATCCGCTACTACGAAAACCTGATCAAGTATACCGACAATACACGCTATACGGCCGACTACGAACGGGCCATTGCACAGTCCCGCAGCAGCCTGATGGGCCTGCTGGACAGCAATTCGGAAATGTACCTGAAAGAAAAATCCTTTGCGCTGAAGGCGGCCGGCAGATTCCGGGAATCAAAGGATATCCAGCTGCGGCTCTTTGCCGGCGAAAAGCCGGATACCCATGGCTATGGCATGGCTGCGATGGGACTGGCCCTGATCTATAAAGAGCTGGGGCAGATGCAGGAGGCCGAACAGTACCTGATCCTGGCGGCCATCACCGATGTGCGCCTGGCCATCAAAGAGAACGAATCGCTGCTCACCCTCGCGGTTTACCTCAACCAGAAAGGGGATGTCAACCGTGCTTTTACCTATATCCAGGCAGCGCTGGATGACGCAAACTATTATAACTCACGGTTCAGAAACACCGTCATTGCCCGCACTCAGCCCATCATCGAGGCGACCTACCTGGCCAAGATTGAGCAGCAGCGCAAAAATCTGCGCATGTATGCCATCGTGATCAGCGCCTTTGCGGTGATCCTGATCCTGACGCTCTATTTCCTCTTCAAGCAGATCCGCAGCGTGTCCCGCGCCCGCAAAAAACTCAATGTGACCAACGGGCAGCTTACGCTGGTCAACCGTAAGCTGGATGAAGCCAACCTAGTGCGTGAGCGCTACATCGGATATTATATCAATCAGTGTGCGGTATATCTCGACAAGCTGGACGAGTTCCGGAAGAATGTACACCGCAAGCTCAAAAGCCGGCAGCTGGATGACCTGATGCAGCTCACCTCCTCCGGCGAATCGCTGGAGAAATATGCGCAGGATCTATACACGGATTTCGACCGTACCTTTCTCGAAGTGTATCCCCATTTTGTCGACGAGTTCAACAGCCTGCTCAGGCCCGAGGAACGCTACCAGCTCAAGAAGGACCGGCTCAATACCGAACTCCGTATTTTCGCGCTGATCCGCCTGGGGATTTCGGACGTTCACCAGATCGCCGTATTTCTGCGCTATTCGATGCAGACCATATACAATTACAAGAGCAAAGTCAAGAGCAAAGCCCTCGGCGACAGCGAGCATTTTGAGGATAAGGTCCGAAAACTGGGTGCTGTACCGACAAACTGA
- a CDS encoding SGNH/GDSL hydrolase family protein → MGTYSKKLFLAGLSILLSVGTVLRGLGQQIAPFKDGDRVVFLGNSITDGGHYHAYIWLYYLTRFPGLKLQFFNAGIGGDRVVEMLRRLDGDVFSKKPTVLITTFGMNDSGYFEYNGAEPQVFADTKVRESHEAFKDMEKRYKQLVGTRLVLLGSTPYDETVQIKDNTPFKNKNKAMQRIVDFQRESARANGWEFFDFNEPITAINVQGQQKDPGFTISGSDRVHPDNNGHMVMAYLFLKAQGFAGREVATVTVDAARQRVEQASNCRVDGLRRSAAALEFDYLAAALPYPLDTTARGWGARYSQHDAVGIVPFMEEMNRETLQVKGLRGDQVLWIDDEQIGTWSAADLAKGINLAAQTRTPQYQQALKVMYLNEERWEIERRFRDLAWVQYNFFQPRGLLNADNRKAIEVMDQHVANDGWLRAKRDLYAKAMHPEVRAAWQSQIEDLQRRMNEVNQPVKHRIRLVPAKK, encoded by the coding sequence ATGGGAACATATTCTAAAAAACTCTTTTTAGCGGGACTGAGCATTCTCCTCTCTGTGGGAACAGTCCTCCGTGGCCTTGGGCAACAGATAGCGCCTTTTAAAGATGGCGACCGTGTCGTCTTCCTGGGCAACAGCATTACCGATGGGGGCCATTATCACGCGTATATCTGGCTATATTATCTCACCCGCTTTCCGGGACTGAAGCTTCAATTTTTCAATGCGGGCATCGGGGGCGACCGGGTGGTGGAGATGCTGCGACGCCTGGATGGCGACGTGTTCAGCAAAAAGCCCACGGTGCTGATCACCACCTTCGGCATGAATGACTCGGGCTATTTCGAGTACAATGGCGCCGAACCGCAGGTGTTTGCGGATACCAAGGTGAGGGAATCCCATGAGGCCTTTAAGGACATGGAAAAGCGCTATAAACAGCTGGTGGGTACACGGCTGGTGCTGCTGGGCAGTACGCCTTATGATGAGACCGTGCAGATCAAGGACAATACGCCGTTTAAGAATAAAAATAAGGCCATGCAGCGCATCGTCGACTTTCAGCGTGAATCGGCCAGGGCCAACGGCTGGGAATTCTTTGATTTTAATGAACCTATTACCGCCATCAATGTGCAGGGTCAGCAAAAGGATCCCGGTTTTACGATTTCGGGAAGCGACAGGGTGCATCCGGACAACAACGGGCATATGGTCATGGCCTACCTATTTTTAAAAGCTCAGGGCTTTGCGGGCCGTGAGGTCGCCACGGTGACCGTCGATGCGGCCCGGCAGCGGGTCGAGCAGGCCAGCAACTGTAGGGTGGACGGGCTGCGCCGCTCGGCAGCTGCACTGGAGTTTGACTACCTCGCGGCGGCACTGCCTTACCCGCTGGATACCACGGCACGGGGCTGGGGCGCCAGATACAGTCAGCACGATGCCGTCGGGATCGTGCCCTTCATGGAGGAGATGAACCGCGAAACCCTGCAGGTCAAAGGCCTCCGGGGCGACCAGGTCCTTTGGATAGATGACGAACAGATCGGCACCTGGTCCGCAGCGGACCTGGCAAAAGGGATCAACCTGGCCGCACAGACGCGGACTCCCCAGTACCAGCAGGCCCTCAAGGTCATGTACCTCAACGAGGAACGCTGGGAGATCGAACGCCGCTTTCGGGATCTGGCCTGGGTGCAGTACAACTTTTTCCAGCCCCGGGGACTCCTGAATGCCGACAACCGCAAGGCGATCGAAGTCATGGACCAGCACGTGGCCAACGATGGCTGGCTACGCGCCAAAAGGGACCTGTATGCCAAAGCGATGCATCCCGAAGTGCGGGCGGCCTGGCAGAGCCAGATCGAGGACCTGCAGCGCCGTATGAACGAAGTAAACCAGCCTGTAAAACATCGCATCCGCCTGGTGCCGGCAAAGAAATAA